One stretch of Kogia breviceps isolate mKogBre1 chromosome 20, mKogBre1 haplotype 1, whole genome shotgun sequence DNA includes these proteins:
- the ANKRD37 gene encoding ankyrin repeat domain-containing protein 37 isoform X2, whose translation MLLLDCNPEVDSLRHLLETGASVNAPPDPCEQSPVHLAAGGGLACFLLWQLQTGADLNQQDVFGEAPLHKAAKVGSMECLSLLVASDAQIDLCNKNGQTAEDLAWSCGFPECGKFLTTIKCMQTIKPSEQSNKDHCVPVLRQKRSFRSEEDTNGKRKC comes from the exons ATGCTGTTGCTCGATTGCAACCCCGAG GTGGATAGTCTGAGGCATCTGCTGGAGACCGGGGCCTCCGTCAACGCACCCCCAGATCCCTGTGAGCAGTCGCCTGTCCACTTGGCCGCAGGTGGCGGCcttgcttgctttcttctctGGCAGCTGCAGACCGGCGCTGACCTCAACCAACAG GATGTTTTTGGAGAAGCTCCACTACACAAGGCAGCAAAAGTTGGAAGCATGGAATGCCTCAGCCTGCTTGTAGCCAGTGACGCCCAAATTGA TTTATGTAATAAGAATGGGCAAACAGCTGAAGATCTTGCTTGGTCATGTGGATTTCCAGAATGCGGCAAGTTTCTTACAACAATTAAATGTATGCAGACAATAAAACCAAGTGAACAATCCAATAAAGATCATTGTGTTCCAGTGCTCAGACAGAAACGAAGTTTTAGAAGTGAAGAAGatacaaatgggaaaaggaaGTGTTG A
- the ANKRD37 gene encoding ankyrin repeat domain-containing protein 37 isoform X1, with amino-acid sequence MLLLDCNPEVDSLRHLLETGASVNAPPDPCEQSPVHLAAGGGLACFLLWQLQTGADLNQQDVFGEAPLHKAAKVGSMECLSLLVASDAQIDLCNKNGQTAEDLAWSCGFPECGKFLTTIKCMQTIKPSEQSNKDHCVPVLRQKRSFRSEEDTNGKRKCW; translated from the exons ATGCTGTTGCTCGATTGCAACCCCGAG GTGGATAGTCTGAGGCATCTGCTGGAGACCGGGGCCTCCGTCAACGCACCCCCAGATCCCTGTGAGCAGTCGCCTGTCCACTTGGCCGCAGGTGGCGGCcttgcttgctttcttctctGGCAGCTGCAGACCGGCGCTGACCTCAACCAACAG GATGTTTTTGGAGAAGCTCCACTACACAAGGCAGCAAAAGTTGGAAGCATGGAATGCCTCAGCCTGCTTGTAGCCAGTGACGCCCAAATTGA TTTATGTAATAAGAATGGGCAAACAGCTGAAGATCTTGCTTGGTCATGTGGATTTCCAGAATGCGGCAAGTTTCTTACAACAATTAAATGTATGCAGACAATAAAACCAAGTGAACAATCCAATAAAGATCATTGTGTTCCAGTGCTCAGACAGAAACGAAGTTTTAGAAGTGAAGAAGatacaaatgggaaaaggaaGTGTTGGTAA
- the UFSP2 gene encoding ufm1-specific protease 2 codes for MVISETMDILFRMRGGLDLAFQLATPNEIFVKKALKHMLSDLSTRLSSNALVFRICHSSVYIWPNSDMNTIPGELTDSSTCKNIMRFIQFEQEEDTKRKFMRKKDKKLSDMHQIVNIDLMLEMSTPLAAVTPVIERESGGHHYVNMTLPVDAVVSVAPEETWGKVRKRLVDAIHNQLTDMEKCILKYMKGTSIVVPEPLHFLLPEEKNLVTISCPSGIPDDQLQAYRKELHDLFNLPHDRPYFKRSNAYHFPDEPYKDGYIRNPHTYLNPPNIETGMISVVQGIYGYHHYMQDRIDDNGWGCAYRSLQTICSWFKHQGYTERSIPTHREIQQALVDSGDKPATFVGSRQWIGSIEVQLVLNHLIGITSKILFVSQGSEMASQGRELVNHFQSEGTPVMIGGGVLAHTILGVAWNEITGQIKFLILDPHYTGAEDLQVILEKGWCGWKGPDFWNNDAYYNLCLPQRPNTI; via the exons ATG GTTATTTCAGAGACTATGGATATACTCTTCAGAATGAGAGGTGGCCTTGATCTAGCTTTTCAGCTAGCTACTCCTAATG aaatttttgtCAAGAAAGCACTAAAACATATGTTGAGTGACCTGTCAACCAGGCTTTCTTCAAATGCACTTGTGTTCAGAATCTGCCACAGTTCAGTGTACATATGGCCTAACAGTGACATGAACACCATTCCAGGAGAACTGACTGATAGTTCCACCTGTAAGAACATAATGCGCTTTATTCA ATTTGAACAGGAAGAAGATACAAAACGAAAATTCAtgaggaagaaagacaaaaagtTGTCAGACATG CATCAAATAGTAAATATAGATCTTATGCTGGAAATGTCAACCCCTCTGGCAGCTGTAACACCCGTCATTGAAAGAGAAAGCGGAGGACACCACTATGTTAATATGACTTTACCAGTCGACGCAGTTGTATCTGTTGCTCCAGAAGAAACGTGGGGAAA AGTTCGTAAACGTCTGGTTGATGCAATTCATAATCAACTAACTGATATggaaaaatgcattttgaaatacATGAAAGGAACATCTATCGTGGTCCCTGAACCACTACACTTTTTAttaccagaggaaaaaaatcttgtaaCAATTTCATGTCCATCAGGAATTCCAGATGATCAGCTGCAGGCCTATAGAAAG GAGTTACACGATCTCTTCAATCTGCCTCATGACAGACCTTATTTCAAAAGGTCTAATGCTTATCACTTTCCAGATGAACCATACAAAGATGGTTACATTAGAAATCCACATACTTATCTCAATCCACCTAACATAGAGACTGGTATG ATTTCTGTGGTCCAGGGCATATATGGTTACCATCATTATATGCAGGATCGGATAGATGACAATGGCTGGGGCTGTGCTTATCGGTCTCTGCAGACTATCTGCTCTTGGTTCAAACACCAGGGATACACAGAGAGATCCATTCCAACACACAGAGAAATTCAGCAG GCTCTAGTTGATTCTGGGGACAAACCAGCAACATTTGTCGGATCGCGGCAGTGGATTGGATCTATCGAGGTGCAGCTGGTACTGAACCATTTGATTGGTATAACTTCAAAAATACTGTTTGTCAG CCAAGGTTCTGAAATGGCCTCGCAGGGACGGGAACTGGTTAATCATTTCCAGAGTGAAGGAACGCCAGTAATGATCG GGGGAGGAGTTTTGGCCCACACAATACTAGGAGTTGCATGGAATGAGATTACAGGACAGATAAAGTTTCTGATTTTAGATCCGCATTATACAGGCGCTGAAGATCTGCAAGTTATTTTAGAAAAg GGCTGGTGTGGATGGAAGGGTCCAGACTTTTGGAACAATGATGCTTACTATAACTTATGTCTTCCTCAGCGAccaaatactatttaa
- the CFAP96 gene encoding cilia-and flagella-associated protein 96 isoform X2, translated as MPVEGGKTDMERIGLFSEMEYVTVGDKYVSQFNRPFNEAASKNRQMLPGGSKEMSNLQAGYFDPHFVRIFEGEGYVNLNQVRRRHMMEEAKKNLGKAFLPSNGDKKPCGLGSYYGTIGRPVPFFSAQSKPKEKYEPPGKNLYTNPGKKGTGYGYANVTIGKQFSHSADFYDAAKLNDKKENEEHHRLLKGTPFKLNLYPREYFDTNPYLIEKPLPPIKKAKKKEARANPFKPSSPGKKAGGMKAGTFDSYPSHSADPYGVKLTSHISSKGAKVFHPPGGPKSRPTESIMTLNVKRALNMKNYKTASVQSY; from the exons ATGCCTGTGGAAGGAGGGAAAACAGATATGGAGAGGATTGGGCTCTTCAGTGAGATGGAATATGTTACTGTGGGTGATAAATATGTGTCACAATTTAATC gacccTTTAATGAAGCTGCAAGCAAAAATAGACAGATGCTACCTGGGGGATCCAAAGAAATGTCAAATCTCCAGGCAGGTTATTTTGATCCCCATTTTGTAAGGATTTTTGAAGGTGAAGGCTACGTAAACCTGAATCAAGTGAGGAGACGGCATATGATGGAAGAAGCCAAAAAAAATCTAGGCAAAGCGTTCCTTCCTAGTAATGGAGATAAGAAGCC ATGTGGATTAGGAAGTTACTATGGAACAATAGGTAGACCAGTCCCATTTTTCAGTGCACAatcaaaacccaaagaaaaatATGAGCCACCTGGAAAGAATTTGTACACAAACCCAGGAAAGAAAGGAACTGGATATGG cTATGCAAATGTTACCATAGGTAAACAGTTTTCACACTCTGCTGATTTCTATGATGCAGCAAAACTAAATGACAAG aaagagaatgaagaacatCATCGTTTACTTAAAGGGACACCTTTCAAATTAAATCTTTACCCAAGGGAATATTTTGATACCAATCCTTATTTGATTGAGAAACCTTTACCACcaattaaaaaagcaaagaagaaagaagcacgtgCAAACCCTTTTAAGCCCTCTTCTCCTGGTAAAAAG GCTGGTGGAATGAAGGCAGGAACATTTGATTCTTACCCTTCACATTCTGCTGACCCTTATGGGGTTAAATTGACAAGCCATATTTCCAGCAAAGGTGCTAAGGTTTTCCATCCACCAGGTGGACCAAAAAGCAGACCAACTGAAAGTATAATGACTTTGAATGTCAAAAG gGCACTAAATATGAAGAACTACAAGACTGCTTCAGTACAGTCCTATTAG
- the CFAP96 gene encoding cilia-and flagella-associated protein 96 isoform X1, producing MPVEGGKTDMERIGLFSEMEYVTVGDKYVSQFNRPFNEAASKNRQMLPGGSKEMSNLQAGYFDPHFVRIFEGEGYVNLNQVRRRHMMEEAKKNLGKAFLPSNGDKKPCGLGSYYGTIGRPVPFFSAQSKPKEKYEPPGKNLYTNPGKKGTGYGYANVTIGKQFSHSADFYDAAKLNDKKENEEHHRLLKGTPFKLNLYPREYFDTNPYLIEKPLPPIKKAKKKEARANPFKPSSPGKKGTKYEELQDCFSTVLLASGRQIAL from the exons ATGCCTGTGGAAGGAGGGAAAACAGATATGGAGAGGATTGGGCTCTTCAGTGAGATGGAATATGTTACTGTGGGTGATAAATATGTGTCACAATTTAATC gacccTTTAATGAAGCTGCAAGCAAAAATAGACAGATGCTACCTGGGGGATCCAAAGAAATGTCAAATCTCCAGGCAGGTTATTTTGATCCCCATTTTGTAAGGATTTTTGAAGGTGAAGGCTACGTAAACCTGAATCAAGTGAGGAGACGGCATATGATGGAAGAAGCCAAAAAAAATCTAGGCAAAGCGTTCCTTCCTAGTAATGGAGATAAGAAGCC ATGTGGATTAGGAAGTTACTATGGAACAATAGGTAGACCAGTCCCATTTTTCAGTGCACAatcaaaacccaaagaaaaatATGAGCCACCTGGAAAGAATTTGTACACAAACCCAGGAAAGAAAGGAACTGGATATGG cTATGCAAATGTTACCATAGGTAAACAGTTTTCACACTCTGCTGATTTCTATGATGCAGCAAAACTAAATGACAAG aaagagaatgaagaacatCATCGTTTACTTAAAGGGACACCTTTCAAATTAAATCTTTACCCAAGGGAATATTTTGATACCAATCCTTATTTGATTGAGAAACCTTTACCACcaattaaaaaagcaaagaagaaagaagcacgtgCAAACCCTTTTAAGCCCTCTTCTCCTGGTAAAAAG gGCACTAAATATGAAGAACTACAAGACTGCTTCAGTACAGTCCTATTAGCATCTGGAAGACAAATAGCCTTATAG